In the Klebsiella aerogenes KCTC 2190 genome, one interval contains:
- a CDS encoding M48 family metallopeptidase has product MKIRSTLLAFGIAATLTGCQNMDSNALLSSGAEAFQAYSLSDEQVKTLSDQACKEMDAKATISPASSEYSKRLSKIAAALGDNINGQPVNYKVYETKDVNAFAMANGCIRVYSGLMDLMNDNEVEAVIGHEMGHVALGHVKKGMQVALGTNAVRAAAASAGGIVGSLSQSQLGDLGEKLVNSQFSQRQESEADDYSYDLLRKRGINPSGLATSFEKLAKLEAGRQSSMFDDHPASEARAQHIRDRMKADGIK; this is encoded by the coding sequence ATGAAAATTCGCTCAACCCTTCTTGCCTTCGGGATCGCAGCAACGTTAACCGGATGTCAGAACATGGACTCCAACGCCCTGCTGAGCTCGGGCGCGGAAGCATTCCAGGCCTACTCTCTTAGCGACGAACAGGTAAAAACCTTAAGCGACCAGGCGTGTAAAGAGATGGACGCCAAAGCCACTATTTCTCCGGCCAGCAGCGAGTACAGCAAACGCCTGAGCAAGATTGCCGCGGCGCTGGGCGATAACATCAACGGTCAGCCGGTCAACTATAAGGTTTATGAAACAAAAGACGTCAACGCCTTCGCGATGGCCAACGGCTGCATCCGCGTTTATAGCGGCCTGATGGACCTGATGAACGATAATGAAGTGGAAGCGGTTATCGGCCACGAAATGGGCCACGTTGCGTTGGGCCACGTGAAGAAAGGCATGCAGGTCGCGCTGGGCACCAACGCCGTGCGCGCGGCGGCGGCCTCCGCTGGCGGCATCGTCGGCAGCCTGTCGCAGTCGCAGCTGGGCGATCTCGGCGAAAAACTGGTGAACTCGCAGTTCTCCCAGCGCCAGGAGTCGGAAGCGGACGACTACTCTTACGACCTGCTGCGTAAACGCGGCATCAATCCATCGGGGCTGGCCACCAGCTTCGAAAAACTGGCCAAGCTGGAAGCCGGCCGTCAGAGCTCCATGTTTGACGATCACCCGGCATCGGAAGCCCGCGCGCAGCATATTCGCGATCGCATGAAGGCCGACGGTATTAAATAA